CTTATGtctttttgagctctcAAAACATCTCCACAGAGTTTCAACACAAATTGAGAGAGAAATGTTCGGGTGATGTTATTTTTGATAGAATACCTCAGTCTCTCTGGACTGTGCCTAGTACCACGGATGCTCGGCGTGTGAAAGAAAGCATGAAGAAGCTAGCAGCAAATGGAGTTCAGCTTGCAAACGACATAGAGTACCGTAACAAAATGCGGTTCAAGGctggatattttttcaataCAGGAATCATGAGACATTACAAGTACTACTGGAACCTGGAAGCCGGTAGTGATTACTTCTGCAATATCGACTACGACATATTCAAGTTCATGGAGCAGAACAACTTGGTGCATGGCTTCGCTATCTCTTTGTACGATAATCCTCACGCCGTGGAGActctttggccaaaaacatTGGAATTTGTCCAACAGCATCCCGCCTATGTGGACAACAACGCTTCTTTCACTTGGCTTACCGAGTCTTTACAAAATCCCGAACACACAAAAATAGCCAATGGTTACTCAACATGCTACTTCTCTTCTGCATTCGAGATAGGTGACATGGATTTCTACAGATCAGAGATGTATCTCAATTATTTCAGACATTTGGAAGACTCGGGGGGCTTCTACTACGAGAGGTGGGGAGACGCTCCTGTCAGAAGCATTGCTCTCACTCTTTTCGGCGACAAAACTAAAATCTGGTGGTTCAGAGACATGGGAGTCGCGCAAGATCCGTACCACAACCGACCATTGAGCGATAAGTGTTCTAGCGCCAAAGACCCCGCCGGGTACTTTGGTGAAAGCGAGGTCAGGCACGAGAATTGCCTGCCAAATTGGATCAGGTACGAGCTGCCCGAGAAGAACAAACAAGCATATACGATCCAAAATTAATATTATGACATTTTCGAATTTGCACGCAATATTCGATTGATATAtgttccaaaaattccTCGAGCGGTCAGAACATGGTTCCGTCCACTAGAGAGCGGTCAGTTGATAGTTTTCAACTAGCAAAAACATGATCTCGGACGAATCCTCACTGATACACGTAATGCCCTTGCATAAGGATAAATTCTAGTAGTGCAATTTTTTCGCCTTATATAGTTCGTATTTATGGTTATGAGCACaggaaaaatatttacaACTTGACTCCGATGTGAATAGCAGCCACGCCGAAGGTGAGATTTTCGTAGCCCTTGCCTGGGACGTAGAAGCCGGCCTCTCTAATCATATTAGCGAAAGTTTCCTGGTTAGGAAATTTGCGAATACTCTCGACCAAGTATTGGTACGAGTCTCTATCGTTGGCAATTAATTGACCCATCAGTGGTAGCAGTGAAAACGAGTATGCCTGGTAAATGTAATCAAGCATTTGGTTATCCACTTGCGAAAATTCCAAACATGCAAAAATTCCGCCCGGCTTCAACACTCTGTATGCCGTTTTCAAGCCCGCCTGGATATCTGTGAAATTCCGGATTCCAAACGCAATAGTGTACACATCTTTGGAATTGTCCTCTATGGCGTCCATTTTTTCACCATTCTGTTCTAAAAACTGAATTCTTGGAGAGTTCGCATATGGTGTGGAGAGACATCTCTTGGCACCTTCCTTGAGCATGTCGGGGTTGATGTCGGCAACTACCATAGTAGACTTGTTGTCGCCATACTTGAGTCTTGCATGGTCAAGTAGTCCAAAAGCAATATCTCCTGTGCCTCCCGCGACATCCAAGAAATGAAGCGGCTCTGACGAGTTTGGTCTCATTCCACAGTCCAATTTCTCAATCAGATGCTTTTTCCATAACCTGTGTATTCCCATTGACATCACATCATTCATGATGTCGTAGTTCGACGCAACGGAAGAAAACACACCTTTgacaagctgctccttTTGCTCTTGCGGAACAGTCTTAAACCCGAAGTGAGTCATACTCTCTTTCAAGCATGTGCTACTGGTGCCAaagtttctggaaagagTATTGACAAGACGCAAATTGGCTCTCCAAATTCCCGTCATCTTGCTTGTATCAAATATTTCCTAACCTTTTTTTACGCTTTCACCGCCACGAATGGGCGCGCCTATTCTACCGCGCACACATTTGAGGATATCTATTTCTCCCTTTTATCACAGCGTCTTCTTTATCATGAGATTTGCAAAGCAGACCTTTGTGCTTTTGCTCTTTGGTGTTCATGTTGTTGGTGGCCTTATCCCCCCAAAAGTCATGAAACCTTTTAATCACAAGGTGAGACCTCAAAATAAAGACAGTGCAACCGAATTTCTCAGTGAGCATCAGGACATTCCTCAATTAAGCATTTATAATTCTGAAATGAGTCACTACTCAAGCTCATTCGACAAGACCAAGTCTAGTGGCATTTTAATCACCAAAGAAGCGATGAATCAAGAACATTTCCGGAAACTCGGACTCAAAAAAGTAGCTGACGTCGCGCGCAGCTTTGATGTTGGTGGATTGTATCCTGATAGCGCAGCGCAGCCTATTGCATTCCCACCAGATACTCGAGCATTGTTTCTACTCAACACCCAAGCTGGGAAGCAAAATACAGATGGCTCAAACTTGCTTTTGAGTGTTCCCTTTGATATACATAAAGGTTATCAGCTGGTAGACTACAGTTTATTGCTCCCATTCAAATATCTCAAATTGAGAAACGATCTTGCTAGTTTTTTGGGAACCTCGGCAAAAGAACAGAAGCAGGGTGTTTTGTATTACAACGCAAACACAAAACTGGAAATTAGCCGACCTGTTTTCATTATGGTTTTTGCAGAGAACCCAGAACAGTCGAAATCGACTTTCTTTGATATTTTTGCAAAGGGATGGATCAAATTCCTAGGCTCTTTCGACCTGACTCATTCCGTCTTCTGTTCCGTGAAAGACCAGATCTCAAACACGTGTGTGAGCATCAACAACGATGGAAATGCGATAAACGTCCAGCCCACGTTCTCCAATTCACAAATCGGATTCAATCATCTCTTCTCCACTCTTCAGAGAACGCAAAAGCGAGATGTTAAGAAGTCAGCACTCCAACCGCAGTTCCGTCAATTTGCAACATTTGCAAACTTCTCAAGACTTAATATCAATAACCCAGACGACCCGTTTAAAGCAGTTAAGATACAGGTGTCGGATCCTGGACTCCAAAGTAATAAAGAAAATTATAAGAACGGGTCTACTTGCAATTCGATAGACCAGAATGGTAATGAAGTTCACAATTCCACCAAGCTACCAGACGTTTCAATGAAGGACCTTTACCCTTCAGTGAGCGCGAAGTCCAACCGGCCACGCTCCCCTCAGTATTCACAGGTCATATTCCCTCAGTTGAGCAAGTATAACAAGAGAAGCCTGGAGGACTTTTTCCCAACCTTCGGTTGATGGCTAGTATACTTAGTCCAGTATTTGAGTCGTGCAGaatcagaaaaaaaatacctGGATCGAAGACTCACTCCGGGGTAATTTTATATTCTCGAATTATGACACACTTGTCGTCATTGGAACACCACTTGACGTTACACATTCGACGCTTCCTTACCAAGCATTTCAAGAATGAAACCATAAGATTTTACTCCTTCCTTGTTGcgctttcttcttgcctcCTGGTTGCCTCGGTGGTAACTTTCTCTATTTTTACACCTCAGTTCATGGACAATCTAGATTACAACCAGTTCAGCATAAACATTGTGGGAGCGTGCATGGTAATGGGGCTCTATGTGACTCTACCAGTTTTGGGATATCTCAGTGACTCCCATGGACCTGTTCTGTTAGCTATGATCAGTTTGATTCTTTGTCCTGGATATTTTTTAGCTTCTGCAGCTTATGAGTACCGATTAAATTACTCATGGATGTGTCTAGCATTTTTCCTGATCGGATGCGGAACTTCGTCAGCGTACTTCTGCTCGCTGCTTACCTGCGCGAAAATCTATCCTGAACGAAAAGGCCTTAGCATATCGTTACCTGTGACATTTTATGGACTTTCTTCACTTGTTCTGGCAAATTTGTTTAAACTGCCGGTGTTCAAAACGACTACAGGAGAAGTGGACATTCTCAAAGTATTCACAACATTGGCATTATTGTACTTGCTTTTGGGCATTTTCAATTGGATCTCTTCGATTATAGTCACCATAGAAAAAGAAGTCGTCTATCAGAAAATTCAAGGAGAATCCGAGCAGCGCGAAGAAGACATAGAAAATGATGAAAGCACACCGTTACTTAATAGTCAACTTCTGGAACCTGAGACACAGGGAACCAAGTTCAGACAGTTCTTGTCTAGCCCCTCCACAAAGCTTCTCTACATTGCGCTCTTCTTCCTAGCAGGACCATTGGAAATATTTGTTACAAACTTGGGATCACTCACTGCAATGGTTGGTGATCTTTCCAAAAAGGATGTTGCTACGCAAGTAAACTACTTCAGTATGTTTTCGACCATAACGAGACTTTTAATGGGTGCCGCAACCGACTTGCTGGGGACGGTCAAATCCACCACGCTATTACTGGTGTCCGGCATTGCTGTGGCTACGCTTtcatttttcttgattgCAATAGATTACAGTCACTTTTCCGTGATTACGAGTCTTGTTGGCATTGGATATGGGTCTGCATTCACCCTATTCCCAACTCTTATTGCCACTGTGTGGGGAGTTGAAATTCTTGGGTCTACTTGGGGTTTATTCTTAAGTGCCCCAGCGTTTGGATCACTGGTGTTCGGTATGTTCTATGCTTTCGAATTTGACAAGTATTGCGACATCAGTATTTCCAGCTGGAACGTATACTGCCTGACGTTTCCCTTTGTCTTGTTTGCTGCAGGATTTGCCCTGAGTGGTGTTCTCGTGTACCTCTGCTGGAGACTATACTGGCACACCTCGCACCTCACACtagaaaataattaaatttaAAGAAACACTCAACGAGtaatgaaaaatataataAGTGGGTCCGCTCGGGCTCCACAGTGGACATATATGCTGCGAGCCGGTAGACGACAGAAAACGcttttttctggattgGCCCGCGAAGTTTCACAGCGGAGATTCCAATCTCACAATGTAGAGGAAGAATATACGATGGACGTGAGCAATTTGCCAGCCCGATGGAATAACCTCCCCGGAGACACACAACAAGACATCATCAACTATCTGAAGGTAAAACAAGAGTTTGGATGGACATACCTCACGCGAGACGAGAAACGAGCCATATACTACATCAGTTATGGTGAATGGGGCCCTCGTGATGCAAAAAGCATGGGAATTCCCGACCTAGTGTTCAAGATCATGTCCAGTTCCATTCTGTTTGGAGTTGTTGGCTTCACGCTGATCAACTACGCACGCGATCAAACTAATGAGGAATGATTATGTCAGCTTAGGAGGCAGAGAAAACGTTGTATATATGTACTGCTAAAAATAGCTATCAGAACCACGTTACTACGATGCTCTGTAATCTGCTAAATCGAAATACTCACTAAAACGACGTTCAGACCCGGGCGCGATCTGTACAACGTAAACAAATCACGGATCGTCTATTGTTATGGCCATGCCGTACCTTTCTGCGACGCCTCGTTTGATGCGAGGGTGATTTTTTCTAAAAATTCTTCGACGCGCACGACTGCAAAAAAGTAGGCACAAGAAAGCAGAATAAAATACAAACAGTTTTTTAGGACTAGCAAAGGACATTTTTGTTTCACCATAGAGTATTAAAAGATGGCGGCCCGTAACCTGACCTCCAGGTCCCCGCACATGGAGTCGAACTCCAGTGGGGGTTCCAGCACTGATCCGTTTAACCAGGAATACGAGCCACAGAGTTACGATGAGTCCTCATCCAATTCCAACGGTTCCAAATCACCAGAGGAAGGTAAGCAGTTCCTTGAGTATAACAACAGCTATCGCGACTCGACCTCATCCATAGTAAATCCATTTGGgtccaacaacaacctgAACACACAGCCTCTTGACTATGACAGATATCCACAAGGATTAACTGGCTCTCGTGCTGTTTCCATGGGCTCCACTGGCTCCCAACTAGAAGGTGTCCGTGCAAACCGTTACAGTGACGGTTCCTCGCAGCTGTCAGAGAAGTCTTCGAATCcatttttggtggacacAGATTTCTCTCCGTTTGGAGGGTATCCGGCCTCCTCTTTTCCCCTGCACATAGacgagaaagaggaagatgatTATTTACATAACCCAGATCCTATCGCCGATGCAGAGTATGACAAGCACAGATTCAGGAATGATTTGAAAAGCATGGACAAGCGTTCTTTGAGTGCTCTTATAGGATGCATTCTCCTGGCTCTTGGCGCATTGTGTTTATTTGTTGTCTGGCCAGCTCTGACTTTCACAGGTGTTACAGACCACTTGGACTCTAAACCATACCATGACACGTATGTGCTTTTGACCGATTACGTTTATCCACAACTTAGTGCAATCAGAACCTCTTTAGTCGATGAAGACACCCCGGAAAGTGCGAAAACGAGAACGGCAAAGGATGGCAGTTTGTGGAAGCTGGTGTTCAGTGATGAGTTTGCTGCAGAGGGTCGTACGTTCTACGATGGTGATGACCAATTTTGGTATGCTCCGGACTTCCATTATGATGCTACGAAGGATCTTGAATGGTATGACCCAGATGCGGTCACTACCAAAAACGGAACTCTCCAGCTTCGTATGGACGCTTACAAGAACCACAACTTGTTTTACAGATCGGGTATGTTGCATTCCTGGAACAGGATGTGTTTCACGCAAGGTGTTATGGAGGTCTCTGCAAAATTCCCCAATTATGGTAACGTTTCTGGTCTGTGGCCTGGTATGTGGTCTTTGGGAAATCTAGCTCGTCCTGGATACCAAGCAACAAGTGAAGGCGTGTGGCCTTTCTCCTACGAGGCATGCGATGCTGGAATTACTGCTAATCAATCTTCCTCAGATGGAATTTCTTATCTTGCAGGTCAGAAGTTGAACAGTTGTACCTGTGATGGAGAAGACCACCCTAACCAGGGAACAGGCAGAGGAGCTCCTGAAATCGATATCATTGAAGGCGAAGTTGACACTGGTATTCGTAACGGTGTGGCATCTCAATCGTTCCAGACCGCTCCTATGGATATTTGGTACATGCCAGATTACAATTTCATCGAAATCCACAATGCTTCGATTACTACTGTTAACACCTATTGCGGTGGTCCGTTCCAACAGGCCGTGTCCACAACCACCACATTAAATACCGCTTGGTACGAGCTGGGTGAAGGAACAAGATACTTCCAGAAGTACGCATATGAGTACCTCAATGACAACGACAGTGGATACATCAGATGGTTTGTTGGTGACAACCCAACTGCTACCCTTCACGCATATGCTCTTGCTCCAAACGGTAATATTGATTGGAGACGAATTTCTAAGGAGCCGATGTCTATGATTTTGAACTTTGGTATTTCGAACAATTGGGCTTACATCGATTGGCCTTCGATTGATTTCCCTGCAGTTATGGAGATTGACTACGTGAGAATCTACCAACCTAATGACTCTGTGAGTCTCACTTGCGATCCCCAAGATTATCCAACTTACGACTACATCAAAAGCCACCCCACCGCATATGAAAATTGGAACCACACAACTTGGAAGAGTGCTGGTTActcttttccaaagaaCAAACTCACTGGCTGTTAAAAAATACGTGTTATTATAAATTAGCTAGAAATTGTTCTAGTGCCGTGgattgttgttgttggtcTAGGAAGTTGAACTCCACGATTTCCCGGTTGATATTAAAGTTTGATTCGCGGAGAGCATCGAGCAGGTTTTGAGGCCTTTTGCTTTCCAGCTTACGAGCAAGAACTATAAGTTTCCCGCTTTTTCTAAGCGCGTGAAGCACAAACGCTATATGGTCGCTTTTTCGGAACTCGATGTATTTGTTGAAAATCTTGTTGCGCAACTTGTCTGACTCCAACCCCCGAAATTCAGGGGATTGTCTGAATTTGCGCTTAAACTCCAGATAATTATTCAATTTGacgtcgttgtcgatgagCAATTTGCAGAATTCTATCACCGCCCTCGTGATAGGATCAATGTTGCTGTTCGACCGAGCGACCTGTGTACACCATTGGTCAAATAATGACCTTCGTTTTTCATCATCATCTATTTCAAAATAAATTGGATCGTTCATAAATTTATCGCACTCGAGGTCGTAGGAGGAATAAGGGTCCACCTCGTAGCGGGTTAACATGTTGTAGAATCGTTCCGCTACTTCTGAGGAGCTTTCCTCATAATCATCCAAATCTGAAAGGTTTAGGCCTGCGGACGAGTCTTCCTCTGATGATGAGTCAGCTGACTCCTGGTCGGATAAATTGGAAACCTGATTCTGAACTTCAGACAATTGGCTTTGAATTTCCGGACTCTGTTcctttttttccaactgCGGGTCTTCCAATTCACTACCGTCCTCAGTGTCGGACTCGTAACCAAGCATTATTCCTGTGCTGTCTGATGTATGTCGTTGTATCGGCGACAGCTCATCCTTATCATCTATTTTCTCGGATTCACCgtcttcatcttcagaGCTGACAACCTCAATCTGTTTAACTGGGTGTCTTACGCCATGAAGAAGCTCGTTCAGGTCTTCAGCTTCCTTGTCTGTGATTTGTGCGCCCCTAGCGACTCCAAGTAATAAAAGTACCTGCTTTCTTTTATTCTTTAGTTCTTGCATTTCGCTGACACACTCATTTGGCAATTCCCAAACGGATGCCACATGGTCCTTGTCAAAGTAGAATTTAAATCCACGATCAGTTATGACTAGTAGCCATCTCTCAGACAACGGCAGTTGGTATAAAGGTTTCCCGTAGTTCATAACCTGTCataattaaataatttttttaatcTATATACATTATTTCCACTCCAGGTATTCGCTACCATACTCGTTCGGCTTGGTTTTTCTGTCCAGAACATGCTTTACCTTGTAGAGCACGCCATTTCTGTGTCCATATCTGTGCAAGAAGTATTTGCCCGCTTCCTTGCCCGTGACAGAGTACTTTCTGTTGGAACCGTCCTCGCCTTTAAcgtatttttcaatctcaGCTTGAGTAGGGAGTCCCATCTGCCATGGATATTCGGCATAGTTAGGAATCAAGTCCGGACATTCAGGGAATTTGGACACCTTGACGGCTTCAAGTGCTTCGATAGTCTCCTCCACAGGTAGCGCAGTGTCCTCTTGAGGCTCAAATGCATCCAAAGAAAGTAGTCCTTGGACCAGCTTATTTGGGACATCATTAACAGATGCGAATTTTGGCTTCACCTCTCTATCCTCTGGATTTTCGGACTTTCTGTTGATAAGGTTCTTCAAGATGTACTCGTTGAAATCGTTAGGTCTGTAATCAAGCATCATTTTAGATGCAGTCTTAAGCTCGTTGGTAAGCGCGTCATGGATGGTGGCTTGGCTGTTCGCAACTAGCATGTTCCACGTCAATTTGAGCGAGATTTTCGATTTGGtcttgagtttttcgacaGTATTCAGTGCAAATTCACTACCGTCGTTGACAAGGGCCTCAATCACCTCTTCCACAGACTTGTGAGCTTGAGGGTCAAAGCAGGACTCAATCGTATCCAGTTCTTCAGCAGTATACTTGAACTGGTGTTGCGATGGGATTTGAACGGTAAACTCCTCAATGGCTTCGCTGATTAACTTGTAAAAGTCTTGGTTGGCAAAAACATTGCGtt
This window of the Ogataea parapolymorpha DL-1 chromosome VII, whole genome shotgun sequence genome carries:
- a CDS encoding 2-methoxy-6-polyprenyl-1,4-benzoquinol methylase, mitochondrial, whose protein sequence is MTGIWRANLRLVNTLSRNFGTSSTCLKESMTHFGFKTVPQEQKEQLVKGVFSSVASNYDIMNDVMSMGIHRLWKKHLIEKLDCGMRPNSSEPLHFLDVAGGTGDIAFGLLDHARLKYGDNKSTMVVADINPDMLKEGAKRCLSTPYANSPRIQFLEQNGEKMDAIEDNSKDVYTIAFGIRNFTDIQAGLKTAYRVLKPGGIFACLEFSQVDNQMLDYIYQAYSFSLLPLMGQLIANDRDSYQYLVESIRKFPNQETFANMIREAGFYVPGKGYENLTFGVAAIHIGVKL
- a CDS encoding putative membrane protein, producing MDVSNLPARWNNLPGDTQQDIINYLKVKQEFGWTYLTRDEKRAIYYISYGEWGPRDAKSMGIPDLVFKIMSSSILFGVVGFTLINYARDQTNEE
- a CDS encoding Beta-glucan synthesis-associated protein KRE6 translates to MAARNLTSRSPHMESNSSGGSSTDPFNQEYEPQSYDESSSNSNGSKSPEEGKQFLEYNNSYRDSTSSIVNPFGSNNNLNTQPLDYDRYPQGLTGSRAVSMGSTGSQLEGVRANRYSDGSSQLSEKSSNPFLVDTDFSPFGGYPASSFPLHIDEKEEDDYLHNPDPIADAEYDKHRFRNDLKSMDKRSLSALIGCILLALGALCLFVVWPALTFTGVTDHLDSKPYHDTYVLLTDYVYPQLSAIRTSLVDEDTPESAKTRTAKDGSLWKLVFSDEFAAEGRTFYDGDDQFWYAPDFHYDATKDLEWYDPDAVTTKNGTLQLRMDAYKNHNLFYRSGMLHSWNRMCFTQGVMEVSAKFPNYGNVSGLWPGMWSLGNLARPGYQATSEGVWPFSYEACDAGITANQSSSDGISYLAGQKLNSCTCDGEDHPNQGTGRGAPEIDIIEGEVDTGIRNGVASQSFQTAPMDIWYMPDYNFIEIHNASITTVNTYCGGPFQQAVSTTTTLNTAWYELGEGTRYFQKYAYEYLNDNDSGYIRWFVGDNPTATLHAYALAPNGNIDWRRISKEPMSMILNFGISNNWAYIDWPSIDFPAVMEIDYVRIYQPNDSVSLTCDPQDYPTYDYIKSHPTAYENWNHTTWKSAGYSFPKNKLTGC
- a CDS encoding putative membrane protein, which encodes MDNLDYNQFSINIVGACMVMGLYVTLPVLGYLSDSHGPVLLAMISLILCPGYFLASAAYEYRLNYSWMCLAFFLIGCGTSSAYFCSLLTCAKIYPERKGLSISLPVTFYGLSSLVLANLFKLPVFKTTTGEVDILKVFTTLALLYLLLGIFNWISSIIVTIEKEVVYQKIQGESEQREEDIENDESTPLLNSQLLEPETQGTKFRQFLSSPSTKLLYIALFFLAGPLEIFVTNLGSLTAMVGDLSKKDVATQVNYFSMFSTITRLLMGAATDLLGTVKSTTLLLVSGIAVATLSFFLIAIDYSHFSVITSLVGIGYGSAFTLFPTLIATVWGVEILGSTWGLFLSAPAFGSLVFGMFYAFEFDKYCDISISSWNVYCLTFPFVLFAAGFALSGVLVYLCWRLYWHTSHLTLENN
- a CDS encoding 3-hydroxyisobutyryl-CoA hydrolase (member of a family of enoyl-CoA hydratase/isomerases), with protein sequence MNSTAAPEVEFKVKNTARIITLNRPQKLNALSTNMCEEIVARMVEFSRSNSNNMIILNSKSDKAFCSGGDVVQCAKYNLNKEPLKSVEFFEKEYSLNYLLSVYNKPVVSLVKGIVMGGGVGLSVHGPFRVVCENTRFAMPETNIGFFSDVGTSFWLPKLDGNLGYYLSLTGDELFGIDTLIAGYGTHYVPAHRHEELLERLTTLELPELAEDEKRNVFANQDFYKLISEAIEEFTVQIPSQHQFKYTAEELDTIESCFDPQAHKSVEEVIEALVNDGSEFALNTVEKLKTKSKISLKLTWNMLVANSQATIHDALTNELKTASKMMLDYRPNDFNEYILKNLINRKSENPEDREVKPKFASVNDVPNKLVQGLLSLDAFEPQEDTALPVEETIEALEAVKVSKFPECPDLIPNYAEYPWQMGLPTQAEIEKYVKGEDGSNRKYSVTGKEAGKYFLHRYGHRNGVLYKVKHVLDRKTKPNEYGSEYLEWK